The genomic window GGCCCAGCGGCACGTAGTGCAACAATTGCAGACTTGGAAAGCTCTTGGTTGTTTGAGACCACCAAACCGGCCTGTTGCTGCAGGGTAAATCCGTATCCCTGGGTACTATCCATCGCAAGACTTACAACAATTGATAACAAGCCCGTCATCAGTGCCGTGCGCACTTTGCATCGCATGGCTACACTCCTTGATCTGAGTATACGGGTCACCGAGTGGAAGAATTCTCCACGACCGCGGCAACCACTGCTACAGATAGTAACCGCTACAGATCGACGATAGTGTAAAGAGTTTGTAACGAGCCGCTTAGGCTACACCAGCAGGCAAATTTGCCGCCTTTTATTTTTCATTTTGCTTTTTGTCGGCGGCTTCTTTGACAGCCGCTTCTTGCGCTGCAAATTCCTCCAATTTGGCGGCGACGTCGCTATTCCCTTTTTCAATTAAAGCAGCAGTGACGTTCGGATTTGGTGTGGCAGTGCCGGAAATTTCACCCCGTGCCCACTTAATGGCGGCAAGAAGGCAATCCCGGTAACGAGGGTCGGCCCAAACGCTCTCGTTGTGTCCGAGGCTGATGTAGAACACTCGGCCATCGCCAAACTCCTTGCACCAGGCGATAGGAACGTGATAGGGCTGCGTGATTTTATTTTTTACGTCCTTGTTAAACACCGAGTGGCCGATGTCCAAACTCATCAGCTCATGAACTTTTTCCGGTTGCCAATTTTTAATTTGATAGATCTCATCCGTAATCGTGAATTCCTTGCCCCAGGGCTTACAAATGGGATGTTCGGGATCGTCGACGATCACGGCCACTTTGCTTTTGCTCGTCCACGGATGTTGGTTGAACGACCCGCCAATCATTTCCCAATAGGGCTGGTAGTCTTCTAAAGTATCCGTCGCGGAGTGCACGCCGATAAATGCATGTCCTTTTTGTTTCGCCCAGTCTTTACAAAGGTAGTCCAAAATTGCATCATCGACCGGCCACTGTTTTCGAGTGCCGGTGGTGTAAAACATCACAATGTCATAATTCTGCAAGTTTTCCTTCGTAAGATCTTTCAGAACATCCTGAGTGCAGTCGACCGTGAACAAATTGCTGGATTTGGCCCAATCGGTCACGGCCTGTTCCGCGGGAGCAAGCTGACCACCTTTACGAGTAACTGCCGAATGTTTGAATCCGAAGCTTTGCGTGACAAACAGAATGCGCGCCGGCTTGCTTGCAGATGAATTCGAAGAGTTTTCTGCCGCGGGCAGATTTTTGAGGACGACAAAGACAACTACGAGAGTTGCGGCCGATAACGCCCAACCCGCAAATCGAGAATGCAACATGAGGGATGCTCCAAATCGCGAAGATTCGCTTGGTTTACGCATTTAGACTACTTGGAAATCGTAACAGCACCATTCCATAAGTTCAACTATGCCAGTCGGTTGAATGGGGCAGTTGTGCCAGAGGCGAATCCGGCCTGCGATAAGTTGGCATTCACGCAATACCAACGGAGTGATATTGTTCTGTCGCATTCTGTGCTTCGCAGGGATACCATGGTGCGATCAGCGCATTCACAAAGGTTCGCGCAATGAGCGTATTCATTGGAACTAAACGCCTAGCCTCCAAAAACCGATCTCCTTTGCGCCGAATGGGTGGACAAGCAGCGATTGAAATACGAGAGCGACCGAACGCCTGGCGACTCGTCATTCCCACGGTACTAATTGCTGTGGGCTGTGCAGCGCTGGCAGTCGACATGCCTTTGGCTCGATGGTTTGACGCACGGAGCCTGCCGGGGTTTTTCAAAAAGAGTTTTGATTTGGCTGAAGTGTTTGGCCACGGCCAAGGCGTCGCGGCAATTCTATTGACCATTTGGATTTTAAGTCCACAACTGCGAAGTCGGTTGCCGCGTGTCATCTGCTGTGCATACCTCAGCGGCCTGGCAGCTGATGTCTTGAAATTATTTTTGGCGCGAAGCCGGCCGAACACAATCGATTTTTCTGCTATGCACAGCGTCTGGAAAACCTTTGGAACGTGGTTGCCATTTTTCTCCAGCAGCGGGCAACAGAGCTTTATCTCCGCACATACTGCAACGGCCATCGGCTTAGCGCTAGGATTATTCTGGTTGTTGCCCCGCGGCAAGTGGCTGTTTGGATTCTTTGCGTTGTTGGTTGCGCTTCAACGGATCGCAGGGCCGTATCATTTCGCTAGCGATACGTTTTGGGGCGCCGCGATCGGTTGGCTGGTTGCCAGCGCCTTCTTGCCCGGTGGATGGCTCGCGTCTCGATTCGATCAGGTGGAAAGCAAATTAGCGCTACGAGGAACCGACGGTTCGCTCTGACGCCGATCGACATTCAAAATACGCATAAACCCTCCAAGGGCGCATCACAGGCTGGTGTGATCAGCCTGCAGAGTCTGTCGGCGTTATCTATAAGCCCATTGATAAGCTGCGTAAATCGCTTTGGGTTTATCAGTTCCATGAACTTTGCTGACTGTTTGCAAGCCTTGGAATGCCAAGGACTTAGCGTTCTTGGCCAGCTCTAGGAATTAACGCGGAAAATTCGACAATTCCGCCGTTTCTAGGCCGATAATCAATGATGAGTGTAGCGGACTTTCAGAAGTTGCCGGTTGAACCCGCCTCGATACGGCAACCATCGCCGCTTTGCCAATACAAGACTATGGCGCACGGTTATCTCAAGGAGAGAGAAAACATGGCACGGAAGCCTTTCCATTGGATGTTGCGAACGGCACTGGGCTTAGCTCTGCCGATCGTTTCGACCGCACTTGCGGATGAAAAGCCGATTTCGATCCGTCCGCAAACCACTAACGATTCGGCCGTAATGCATGCCGTTGACAAGGAGGCAAGCCCTCCGAGCGCCAGCGCTCCGACCGAAGCCGCTCCGCTCAATGCAACCGAAAATGCAGAAACCACGGAAATGGAAAATGGAGTAGAAGTGATTCGGGAGCGGTTTTCCAATTCTGCCGTGAAGGTCGAGCGGCACGTGACCCAAGATTCTGAAGGAAACTACTACAATCACGGCTTATGGACTGAATGGGACGAGAAAGGCCGCTTGGTCGGTAGCGGAGAATATCGCTATGGTAAACGGCAGGGCCGGTGGCTGCGTTGGTATGGCCAATCCGATTCGCCAATGTTTAATGGCCCGTTATACAAGGACTTTCAATCACCATTCATCGGCGAAGCCAATTTTGAAGATGGTGTTTTAAACGGCACTTGGAAAATCTTCGATTCAAAAAATCGCAAGGTAAGCGAGTGGGAATTCGATCACGGTGAACGGACTGGCAAGAGCGTTTGGTATTACCCCAGCGGACAAAAACATCGTGAAGTGGATTATCGCGCAGGCCAAATCGACGGCGAAGTAGTGGAGTGGGGACCAGATTACAAGGTCACCTCGCGCGAAAAATACATTGATGGTCGCCATTTGGCCGAGCAGGACGATTTTTACTCCCCAGGCCAGAAACGGGCCGAAGGATGGATTTTGTTCGCCAAAGAAGTTACCAAATCGAATTACGATTTTTGGAACGGAATTGCTTCGACGCAAGTCGTTAGCACGGAAGGCGTCAACCAGCGTCATGGCTTGTGGACCTGGTGGCACAAAAATGGACAGAAACAAATGGAAGGTCGCTACGAAGCCGACCAACCGGTGGGAAAATTCTCGTGGTGGTACCCCAGCGGTCAAAAACAACTGGAAGGCGAGTATTTGGCTGGCAAGCAACAAGGCAAATTCATCTGGTGGCATCCCAACGGCCAAAAGCAGCTAGAAGGCGCTTACATCGCTGGCGTGCTCACTGGAAAGTGGACTCGCTGGAACTCCGAAGGGCACGTGGTGGAAGTGGGCGATTACACCGCCGACGGCAAGCAGCAACTGGTTCAGGAACCTCACCAATTGCCTAACGCCGAAGAAGCCACTCCGAATTTGGAAGCCGTGCAACCTGTCGGACCGGGTGGCTCTTCACGGCTCAAACGTTAAACACTCACGCTTGATAAAAGTGTCGGCTTTCGCAGCGCATGGATTGCCATGCATTTCAGAAAAAATCAAGCA from Pirellulales bacterium includes these protein-coding regions:
- a CDS encoding ThuA domain-containing protein — encoded protein: MRKPSESSRFGASLMLHSRFAGWALSAATLVVVFVVLKNLPAAENSSNSSASKPARILFVTQSFGFKHSAVTRKGGQLAPAEQAVTDWAKSSNLFTVDCTQDVLKDLTKENLQNYDIVMFYTTGTRKQWPVDDAILDYLCKDWAKQKGHAFIGVHSATDTLEDYQPYWEMIGGSFNQHPWTSKSKVAVIVDDPEHPICKPWGKEFTITDEIYQIKNWQPEKVHELMSLDIGHSVFNKDVKNKITQPYHVPIAWCKEFGDGRVFYISLGHNESVWADPRYRDCLLAAIKWARGEISGTATPNPNVTAALIEKGNSDVAAKLEEFAAQEAAVKEAADKKQNEK
- a CDS encoding phosphatase PAP2 family protein, translating into MSVFIGTKRLASKNRSPLRRMGGQAAIEIRERPNAWRLVIPTVLIAVGCAALAVDMPLARWFDARSLPGFFKKSFDLAEVFGHGQGVAAILLTIWILSPQLRSRLPRVICCAYLSGLAADVLKLFLARSRPNTIDFSAMHSVWKTFGTWLPFFSSSGQQSFISAHTATAIGLALGLFWLLPRGKWLFGFFALLVALQRIAGPYHFASDTFWGAAIGWLVASAFLPGGWLASRFDQVESKLALRGTDGSL